In the genome of Thunnus thynnus chromosome 6, fThuThy2.1, whole genome shotgun sequence, the window actttgcatgtttgataagactctcagcctgaacacgtcctcatgacaatattcagtcaatgatgcaaactggctgaatagtgCCCCCCAtgaaattgcagcaaagcagccccagcagcaggcaaaatagcggacaaaggaagtgatgtttgtcttcttcttgcactgtctgaaaacagctcaggtctgaagacatctacatgcccgtgacagaagcccttcaacTGCGCTGCAGCCCGATGTGCGcagaggcgcgagggcccgttcaatgctgcttgcagctttaatacaTTATTagttcatttaaatgtaatcCCAACCCAAAATTGCCATAAATGATTTTATACAACATTCCAAAAATTAATTCCATCATTTCCCATTTCCTTTCCTGCAGGGTATAAAACCAGCAAGCTTTGATAAAGTGAATGACCCAGAGATCAAAGAAATCATTGAAGGCTGCATTCGTCAGAACAAGAGCCAGAGGTAAGCAGGTTTTTACATTCATAACATGACATACTGCGCTGTGTCATGCAGAGTTGCTGATCAGGCCATCATGAAACATCCTGGTGCCTGTTTCACCGTCAccttcttttcttgtctttcccTCGACAGACTCTCCATCCGAGACCTCCTGAACCACGCATTCTTTGGGGAGGACACAGGGGTCCGAGTGGAGCTTGCAGAGGAAGACACGGGCACCCAGGACTGTCTGGCTCTACGGATTTGGGTTGAAGAGCCCAAAAAGCTGAAggggaaacacaaagataaCGAGGCTATCGAGTTCAGCTATGACCTGGAGAATGATAGTGCTGAGGAAGTGGCTCTAGAGATGGTGAGACACAGGGACCACTCATGCTTGACTTGTGGAAAAGGGGTTCATGAGTGTCAGATATGGGATAGGGCAGAGTGGGAAAAGTCTTTGATGCTTTAAAGCTTAAAGGAAGATCAGGTGAGGGAAGTCCTTCAGCTCATTTATCAGCCATTTCAAGGTACTCTTACCTCTGACCTAGTTTCCCTCAGCCTACCTCTagtcattaattaattatctctctctctttccttctcgctctttctctctctctctcccttatCACAGGTGAAGTCGGGCTTCTTCCATGAGAGTGATGCCAAGGTGGTGGGGAAATCCATCCGGGACAGAGTAAATCAGATCAAAAAGTCACGGGAGCGccgacagcagcagctgctccaACAGCAGCAGGGCTTTGAAGAAAGAAGAGACTCCACTCTCACCTCCTACACCTTTCCCCATCCATCCTGCCCGTCCTCACTGGGGCCAGGAGCACctggacagacaggaggaggaggaggaggaggaggaggaggaggagggggaggagggggaggaggaggaggaggaggagggcaggaATCTGAGGAGCTACCTGAAGTGGACCAGCATGTCAGGCAGCAACATATTCTCAGTGGGACAACCCTCAGTCTGCCAGGTAGCGTATACACCCTCATCATATGTTTCATATTCCAGCAGCACATGGTGAGTTAATAGTAATGAATCATTACTACATAATTGATAAAGTGGAGGTTAGAATGAACAAATGTAAAttactttacattttacactctatttttttttaaatgtctcttaCTCAGAAGGTGAGAGCATTGGGTCTGTCAGCTGTGAGTCTTATGCGAGTGGACAGAGTCAGGCGTACTCTCAGCAAGGGGAATCATACAGCCACTCCCAGACTACTCTCCCCCCTACTGCATCTGTACGTATATATGCTGTTTTCACCTCGTTCATAAATTATACcaaataaattatgaaatactCATTATTGTTCATCAACATAATGATCGCATTTTCCATTAACTCTTTTCTTGCACTTCAGAGCACTGGTGTAATCGCTCATCCTCAAATGCTCCCCATTGGTGAGAGTGGAAGTGTTCCAAATGTGCCTATTGGTCAGAGCATTAGTATGTCCAGCATGTCCGTAGGTCAAAGTGGAGGGGCGCCTGTTGGTCAGACATTTCTTCAACCCACTACCATGGTTCCACAGGTATCACCAAGTGTACCTCAACAATATTTTCAGGTGAAAAGGGTGATAATACTAActtgaattaaaatgaaagcTGTATTTACACTGGGCCTATAACATTTAACGTTATTGTTTATAGAGGTAAAGTTGTGGTCCCAGTAGTTAATCACATTTTTGGTTCTTTCCCCTCAAATAACTATTTACCCAACCACAATCATTCTTATAATGCTCTGAAGTTGTCCAACTGACTGTATGCTGTAGGGTTTCCCCCAGTAAATTAGAGAAGGTGGTAAGATGTAATACACAAATAGCCTCTTCCATTAAAAATGTGGCCTTGTTGTATAAAAAGTACCTTTGCTCGTTTTACCTGAAGGCTAATATTTTACTTAATacaagtgttttttaatttttctaacTTAAGCTGAGGCAGTCTGTATATCAGGTGAGGTGACCCACCTCCACTATAAAACACTGTGGGAAACCCTGCTGTATAAAATTAATTGTGATGATAATTGACCCTCCTTGCCAAAGCTTATTCTTACCTAATTTTTCTActactttctttttcctcttccttccaCACCAATCATCATTCTGTCATATCACCGAGCAGTCACAAACATTCCCATCAGATGCATTTCAAACTGCCACTCCCCATGGATCAATAGCCCCCTCACAGTCATATATACCTCCTGTTTCTCCACAAGCACCCATTAATGTTCTCACTACATCCATGTCAGTCAGTGATCCTGCTGGACTAGCAGGGACCATTGTGCCCCTCGCTCAGCAGACCCAACCCCCTGCCACTCCCATGCAGCTCACTGACATCATTCCCCAGGCAGCACCCCAGCAAACACAACCTCTCATGATCCCTCAGCAGACTATTGTTCAACAACAACAGATCGGGATGGATCCCCAGACCTCCACCCTtcagcagcagccgcagcagcaaATGGAGGCCCAGGCTACTCTGCTTGAACAACAAGTTAGTGCCACTCAGCCACCAATGGAACAGCATCAACAGATCCTCTCAACTAAAGCTGTCCAGAAACATCAACATGAGCCTCAGCAGCAGATCTATGTACAGCAGCCTGTTCCACCTGTCCAGCCAACTCCTCAGCAGCAAGTGTTACCCCCCCAAACTGGTATGGAGCAGCGAGCTATGTCATTACCACAGCCTGGGGAACATCCTCAGATGTATAATCAGCAACCAACAGGGGATCCCCGCGAGCAGACCATGATACAACCACAACTACAACAGCAGTTTCAGCAACAGCAAACTTTgttacaacagcagcagcaagcttTACTGCTCGAGCAACATCAGACGTATATCCAGCAACAGCTTGATCAGCAGCAACAAAAAGTACTgcttcaacagcagcagcaacaggcccaacttcaacagcagcagctggagcagcagcaaGCCCTTATACACAAGCAACTGTTGgatcaacaacagcaacaacttcTTCAACAgcaagagcagcagcagcagcaagctcTTGTGCAGCAAAGGCAACCACAACAAACACTTTTACAACATCAATTggagcaacaacagcagcagccccCTTTACAGCAACCGCAGCAGAACCAATTATATCAACAAATTGAACAGCCCCAAGCTGGAATACAAAAAGAACCACTGAATCAACAGCAACAAGTTTTATTGCAGCAGCAACCCCAGCAGACTCAACAGCAAAAGGAACATCAACTGCAGCAGCAAGCCTTACTCCAACAAGtggaacaacaacagcaacaagcaCTCTTACAACAGCATTTGCACCAACAGGCtattttacagcagcagcagctacaacagaaaGCTCAGCTACAGCAAGAGCAACAACAAGTGCAACTCAAGCAGCagatggagcagcagcagcagcaagctaTGTTGCAACAACAGTTACAACAGCAGCGACAGCAACAGGTCCtgttacaacaacaacaagcagagATATTACAGCAGCAAGTTCTGATACAACAGCAGATtcaagagcagcagcagcaacaacaagcaACCATCATTCAACTTCAGCAAACTGAGAAACAAGAAGCTGCCGCTATTCCACAAAGTAACAGTGAACAGCAAATTCAACAGAAACCAACTGATATGCAGCATGTGTGTATCCCTCAACTAAACACCACCCAGTTCACCCCTCATAACCCTCTCACAGGCCAGCAAGTGATGGAGCAACAACAGCAAGCAGCATTGATCCGGCAGCAGCAAGCCTATGCTGCTCAGCCTCAGCACCACACCTCTGTAATGGAACCTCACATCCCAGTTGGAGCTCCAGCCAGCACTGAAGTGATTCAGCACCAAACTCAAATTGTCTCCCAGACCCAGGTCCCCATGGCCATTCAGACTGCTCAGATCCCTGTTCAGACATCTGGTGTTATCCCAACTCAAGTCCTTACCCAGCAAGGGCAATGTGAGGCTCTTCCCCAGAACCCAGGCCAGATCCCAGTCCAGTATATAGCCCAGTCCACAGCCCAAGTAGCTCAGGCTATGATTGAGGCCCAAGTCACTCCTCCAGCGGCAATGATCCAAGGACAGACTCAAGCCATCCAGACCCAGAAGATTCCTTTACAGACTAGTTATCCTGGCCCTGCTACTCCCACACAGAGCCAGGTGACTGCTCAGCCATTAATACAAACTCAGCCTCTGCACCCGACAATTAGTCAGTCCCAACCACCACATGGCCAGGGCTCAACTGTAGACATTCAGATGCTGGGCCAACAAAGCCAAGCTACTATCCAGCCTCCAGCTGCAATTGCCTCAAATCCCAGTCAGATCCAACATGAAACTCCAGTTCATCAAAATGCTCAAATGCCAGGGCTCCTGCAGCCCCAGCTCCAGCAACAAACTCAAAGCCAACCACTTAGCCAGGTGCAGGCTCAGGCTGCCGCTGGCCTTCTAACCTCTCAGTATGTCCCTCAGCCTACCCACCAAGCTATTCCATCTTTACAACAAGATGTAACTCATattacacaacaacaacaacaacagcagcagcagcagcagcagcagcagcagcagcagcaacagccagtGCTGCAGTATCAGCAGATGATTATGTCTCCTGGCTCAGCTAAAACAGCCAGTCTCAGTTCTGTAATGGACCCTGCAAACTTCGTTGCCACTCCTCAACCTGTGCAGCAGGCCGGACAAGCCAATATTCCAGTCCAAACAGGACTACATCCAGTTGTTCAGCCCCAGCAGCAGCCCTTAGGAAGCACTGCTGACCCTTCAGCAATTCAGAATATCTCCCAGCCTGCTATGCCCCAGTCTGTTGAGCAATACCAGCAACAGCTACAGAAGCTTACTCAAGCACAACAACCACTAGCTCCACCACCTTCACAGCAACAGTTGCCTTTACTGACTCAAATTCCAGCGCAGCCCATCCCAACTCCCATCCAGCAACCACTTCCTCTACAGCAGGCTTTGATACCCGTTGATGAGAGTCAGCTGCCCCCACAGTATCAACCTGTGTCACATCTGGTAACCCATCCTCCTGCACAGATAGCCCCCAGTAATGTGGCTGAGCATCAGTCCCAGCCCAGGATCCTGCCCCTCTGTAGTCATGTAGTGGGAGGCGCGCCACCTTCTCCGCAGCACCAGACAAAGCAGATGctgccagcacacacacacacacaaaccagcaTTCAGGCCCAAACACACACccagacacagacacacgttCAGACACAGGCTCACtctcatacacagacacacgctGAGACACCAATTGCTGAACAGCCTGTTTTGCCCCTTGCTGTCTTTCCTGCACAACAAATACCCCTCAGCCCCTCTCACACCTCATGCCCCCCAACATCACTACCAACCCTAACATCCCACCATCTTGCTGCCACCCCTGCTCCAGAGCTGCCTACATCTCCGCCAGCGGCCCAGGTAACCTTACCAGGGCAGGCCGAC includes:
- the wnk3 gene encoding serine/threonine-protein kinase WNK1 isoform X6, producing MATDPGEPTGTEDSSEKPDGQREEDTEREGRADTQRERTHSTPSDFPSSQTQERQATGGEDGGMQGGGGGGGEASQEGSETPARPISLSTPTFPVETGQKRLRREKRFFRKSVEICEEDDEVEVAPEAPHSAPHLELRSFDSVFTSSAQQQGAASSCAALGHDPSCPSSSQDPGKDAPSSTPTQRGKERDREQEEEAEMKAVATSPGGRFLKFDIELGRGAFKTVYKGLDTETWVEVAWCELQDRKLTKAEQQRFKEEAEMLKGLQHPNIVRFYDSWESVLRGKKCIVLVTELMTSGTLKTYLKRFKVMKPKVLRSWCRQILKGLHFLHTRTPPIVHRDLKCDNIFITGPTGSVKIGDLGLATLMRTSFAKSVIGTPEFMAPEMYEEHYDESVDVYAFGMCMLEMATSEYPYSECQNAAQIYRKVTSGIKPASFDKVNDPEIKEIIEGCIRQNKSQRLSIRDLLNHAFFGEDTGVRVELAEEDTGTQDCLALRIWVEEPKKLKGKHKDNEAIEFSYDLENDSAEEVALEMVKSGFFHESDAKVVGKSIRDRVNQIKKSRERRQQQLLQQQQGFEERRDSTLTSYTFPHPSCPSSLGPGAPGQTGGGGGGGGGGGGGGGGGGGGGGGQESEELPEVDQHVRQQHILSGTTLSLPEGESIGSVSCESYASGQSQAYSQQGESYSHSQTTLPPTASSTGVIAHPQMLPIGESGSVPNVPIGQSISMSSMSVGQSGGAPVGQTFLQPTTMVPQVSPSVPQQYFQSQTFPSDAFQTATPHGSIAPSQSYIPPVSPQAPINVLTTSMSVSDPAGLAGTIVPLAQQTQPPATPMQLTDIIPQAAPQQTQPLMIPQQTIVQQQQIGMDPQTSTLQQQPQQQMEAQATLLEQQVSATQPPMEQHQQILSTKAVQKHQHEPQQQIYVQQPVPPVQPTPQQQVLPPQTGMEQRAMSLPQPGEHPQMYNQQPTGDPREQTMIQPQLQQQFQQQQTLLQQQQQALLLEQHQTYIQQQLDQQQQKVLLQQQQQQAQLQQQQLEQQQALIHKQLLDQQQQQLLQQQEQQQQQALVQQRQPQQTLLQHQLEQQQQQPPLQQPQQNQLYQQIEQPQAGIQKEPLNQQQQVLLQQQPQQTQQQKEHQLQQQALLQQVEQQQQQALLQQHLHQQAILQQQQLQQKAQLQQEQQQVQLKQQMEQQQQQAMLQQQLQQQRQQQVLLQQQQAEILQQQVLIQQQIQEQQQQQQATIIQLQQTEKQEAAAIPQSNSEQQIQQKPTDMQHVCIPQLNTTQFTPHNPLTGQQVMEQQQQAALIRQQQAYAAQPQHHTSVMEPHIPVGAPASTEVIQHQTQIVSQTQVPMAIQTAQIPVQTSGVIPTQVLTQQGQCEALPQNPGQIPVQYIAQSTAQVAQAMIEAQVTPPAAMIQGQTQAIQTQKIPLQTSYPGPATPTQSQVTAQPLIQTQPLHPTISQSQPPHGQGSTVDIQMLGQQSQATIQPPAAIASNPSQIQHETPVHQNAQMPGLLQPQLQQQTQSQPLSQVQAQAAAGLLTSQYVPQPTHQAIPSLQQDVTHITQQQQQQQQQQQQQQQQQQQPVLQYQQMIMSPGSAKTASLSSVMDPANFVATPQPVQQAGQANIPVQTGLHPVVQPQQQPLGSTADPSAIQNISQPAMPQSVEQYQQQLQKLTQAQQPLAPPPSQQQLPLLTQIPAQPIPTPIQQPLPLQQALIPVDESQLPPQYQPVSHLVTHPPAQIAPSNVAEHQSQPRILPLCSHVVGGAPPSPQHQTKQMLPAHTHTQTSIQAQTHTQTQTHVQTQAHSHTQTHAETPIAEQPVLPLAVFPAQQIPLSPSHTSCPPTSLPTLTSHHLAATPAPELPTSPPAAQVTLPGQADFIPTSPPPVTTLESLDSNAPKLPQASLQDCDLSLLGIAQDCPYLSSTERHSSSGSVPANGEETFQLLANGKLEKLKTQRRSSCQRPEKVSHQFQLSMLQVSGSGDNMVECQLETHSNKMVTFKFDIEGDAPEDIADYMVEEDFVLDVEKEMFVEELRAIVKKAQEILQTHSQTGSTDQLHVSTPTSSTMDSVPHSSPVGRWRFFINQTIRHRDSLSSQGAATPPPTTETRIPQSPKTEKDGRSSSQALKEEKEAPPVNPPQSRKGRFQVTPVPQSSPPKDVPSGHGSTHRKVGRFSVTQAETKKEDRQTDSSPVSPDLARERRKSRAKEGDKEESKRTPAMAHLPRGHGHSHSPLGSSDDDDDESELEDEDLRKELHKLREKHIKEVVSLQAQQNRELQELYRQLRSLKDQRQSLPVSLSRTPPLPTAPPVLSPRRPRPAKIKLRSRPHSHMDNNGVTHSGIQQSSSFSGGEQSRLPLYCNPEHRTSLSAKRDHSPLRKSTFTDELHKLVDNWTKETVGPAPPKPSLNQIKQIQQVQELGGWSQSTEVAPPGWFPVAPLNPQAPPTPASLPLAAPSHYTGGGSLSTLHSPGPPPQTHMAQVPQMQQSLHLHQSLPLQQMTYPQSPLRQPLPQPRMQTPVQSQSVPQTQTIAQLPHSPPQSQPLLPSQMPTSPVSTAASLLPGSGTTAPADSSAATGGTFCSCSSSSSTCSSSSCSTAALPSSAKIHPTPPTSTLPLGQK